ATCGGACTATCATCGCCTTGGATTCGGTCACCGGGTAAGGCACCGTTATCGCTCGTAACAAAGATGAGCGTGTCGTCCGTTTTACCCGTGTGCTCTAATGCATCCATAACCTCGCCGACCATCCAATCGACAAGCCAGACAAGATCACCGCGTGGACCGGCACTGCTCTTACCGCGTGCAAAGTCAGGCACAACTGCTTCCGTGCAGGGTTCGTGTGGGGCAGAAGGGGTGAGATAAAAGAAAAAGGGAGCATCGGTATCGGCTTGTCCTTCAATGTATTCGACCGCTTTCTGCGCGATAATAGGGTCGGCATCCTTGTGCTCCCATCCGGGGACCATCATGCCACGGCGACTTGTAAATTCTGCCACGTCATGATAGGTACTTGGAATTTCGACAAAGGTATCGTTCGCAATAAAACCGTAAGGCGGTTGGCATGTCGGACAACCCGCATTTCCGTAGAAATAGTCAAAGCCGATATCTATAGGACCCCCAGTTAAAGGTGCAGTGAAATCAATATGTTCTTCCAATTCGCGCTCGGCATTTTGCCAAGGGAGCGGTGCATTGAAATCAAAATCGTAGCCGGGGACTGTTGAGAATTCGAGTCCCAGATGCCATTTACCGACACAGGCGGTGTTGTAGCCAGCATCTTTCAGGAGTCCAGCGACCGTCAAACGTTCGCGTTCAATAAGCGGTGGTTCGTATCCGTAAAGCACGCCGTGTTTGAGTCGGCTCCGCCAGCAGTAGCGTCCGGTGAGGACACCATATCGTGTGGGTGTACAAACAGCAGAAGGGGAGTGGGCATCGGTGAAGCGGATTCCTTCTTGGGCGAGTTTATCCATGTTCGGGGTGGGAATCTTTGACTCAGGGTTATAGCAGCCGACATCGCCGTATCCCATATCGTCTGCCATGATAAAAACAATATTGGGCAAGTTATGTGTATCCATTGCAGGCTCCAGATTGGCGTTGTGGCGATGAGGTATCGCGCCTATGATAATTTCGCCTTTAGCTCAGCGAGGTCCTTGTCAATTGAAGCTTCTTTAGCATAACTCGAAAATTCGCGTTCTGATCTCGTATCTTGATATGCGACATCCATTTCAGCGGCAGCTTTTGCCAGCGTCGCTGCCTCAGTTGCGTCTTGTTCCATCTTCGTAAGCGTCTTAAATGCCTCATTGTCTTGTATCTCATTTAGCATCTCACGGAGGTGTGCTTCGGCATCA
The genomic region above belongs to Candidatus Poribacteria bacterium and contains:
- a CDS encoding arylsulfatase, translating into MDTHNLPNIVFIMADDMGYGDVGCYNPESKIPTPNMDKLAQEGIRFTDAHSPSAVCTPTRYGVLTGRYCWRSRLKHGVLYGYEPPLIERERLTVAGLLKDAGYNTACVGKWHLGLEFSTVPGYDFDFNAPLPWQNAERELEEHIDFTAPLTGGPIDIGFDYFYGNAGCPTCQPPYGFIANDTFVEIPSTYHDVAEFTSRRGMMVPGWEHKDADPIIAQKAVEYIEGQADTDAPFFFYLTPSAPHEPCTEAVVPDFARGKSSAGPRGDLVWLVDWMVGEVMDALEHTGKTDDTLIFVTSDNGALPGDRIQGDDSPMPYHLYDHKSCGDWRGYKAHIWEGGHREPLIARWPGVIAPNTETDALTCLTDLMATCAAIVGTEVPDDAGHDSCNVLPALLGEETEYPLRSAIVHHSSTGVFSIRHGDWKLILGTQGSGGWPPPRDGRPNPNTPGQLYHIYDDPGEMNNVWDTYPEIVGRLTALLQKFEEEGHSRM